Proteins co-encoded in one Pseudomonas beijingensis genomic window:
- a CDS encoding TolC family outer membrane protein: MRSHLLKALPFALAASFVQAQTLPQAMQQALDVHPEIQAGVNSRLAADYQLKAAKGGYLPRVDLAAGYGREGTDSVTTRSGGNNHWETLNRSESSLRLSQMVFDGFATSSEVGRQQATVNARAYSLLDASERTGLTVAQVYLDVLTRREFVRLAEENLKSHERIFDQIKLRTSRGVGSGADLDQAEARMAQARNNLITEQTNLADAETNYLSAVGQLPDQLERPADFLALLPANLTEARAQMLENSPVLRSAEADIAAAEQQYEAAKSSFYPRFDAELGRTADNDLDGQNGHNNEWQAMLRMRFNLYAGGSNKADLESKSYLSNQALDIRNNALRQLNEELGLAWNALNNANAQVPVAQQYVDRSANVRTAYQKQFSLGERTLLDLLDSENELFSASRRLAEIKNVQLFTQYRIKATMGQLLKSQGVVAPLASVVQNDVKPKVQLPGMN, from the coding sequence ATGCGTTCGCACCTGCTCAAGGCTTTACCCTTCGCCCTCGCCGCTAGCTTCGTACAAGCACAAACCTTGCCGCAGGCCATGCAGCAGGCTTTGGATGTCCACCCTGAAATCCAGGCCGGTGTGAACAGCCGTCTCGCGGCGGATTACCAACTCAAGGCGGCCAAGGGCGGCTACCTGCCTAGAGTGGACCTTGCAGCCGGGTATGGTCGTGAAGGCACCGACAGCGTCACCACCCGGTCGGGCGGCAATAACCATTGGGAAACCCTGAACCGCAGCGAGTCGAGCCTGCGCCTGTCGCAAATGGTGTTTGACGGTTTTGCGACGTCCAGCGAAGTCGGGCGTCAACAAGCCACCGTCAATGCCCGTGCCTACTCGTTGCTGGACGCTTCCGAGCGCACCGGGTTGACGGTGGCCCAGGTCTATCTGGACGTGTTGACCCGTCGCGAGTTCGTGCGCCTGGCCGAGGAAAACCTCAAGAGCCACGAGCGCATCTTCGACCAGATCAAGCTGCGCACCTCCCGTGGCGTGGGCAGCGGCGCCGACCTGGACCAGGCCGAAGCGCGCATGGCCCAGGCCCGCAACAACCTGATCACCGAGCAAACCAACCTGGCCGATGCCGAGACCAACTACCTCAGTGCCGTCGGCCAACTGCCTGATCAACTGGAGCGTCCAGCCGATTTTCTGGCACTGCTGCCAGCCAACCTGACCGAAGCCCGCGCCCAGATGCTGGAAAACAGCCCGGTGCTGCGTTCGGCCGAAGCCGACATCGCCGCCGCCGAGCAACAGTACGAAGCCGCCAAGTCGAGCTTCTACCCACGCTTCGACGCCGAGTTGGGTCGCACCGCCGACAACGACCTGGACGGCCAGAACGGCCACAACAATGAATGGCAGGCCATGCTGCGCATGCGTTTCAACCTGTATGCCGGTGGCAGCAACAAGGCCGACCTGGAATCCAAGTCGTACCTGTCCAACCAGGCCCTGGACATCCGTAACAACGCGCTGCGCCAGTTGAACGAAGAACTGGGCCTGGCCTGGAACGCCTTGAACAACGCCAACGCCCAGGTGCCGGTAGCCCAGCAATACGTGGATCGCAGCGCCAACGTGCGCACCGCCTACCAGAAGCAGTTCAGCCTCGGCGAGCGAACCCTGCTCGACTTGCTCGACAGCGAAAACGAGCTGTTCAGCGCCTCCCGTCGCCTGGCGGAAATCAAGAATGTGCAGCTGTTCACCCAGTACCGGATCAAGGCAACCATGGGCCAGCTGTTGAAAAGCCAGGGTGTGGTCGCGCCGTTGGCATCGGTTGTGCAGAACGACGTGAAACCCAAGGTCCAGTTGCCTGGGATGAATTGA
- a CDS encoding type I secretion system permease/ATPase, translated as MESEVSPVELVHDPRTLHDDPLLDGLLALCMLHQKPASAAMLTTGLPLPKQRLSVELLSRAAARAGLQGRVLQRKLEQIPTIAMPALLLLKDGRSAVLLGWVGDDQARLLLSESDGGEVTISRELLADDYSGKVFFAQPQHKFDVNHGTLIPRARSWFRDTLKRSRWLYADAIAASLLINIIAMAAPLFVMNVYDRVVPNQAESTLWVLAVGITGAYVFDLILKMLRSLCLDLAGKKTDLIISATLFERIVGMSMKYRPARVGSFAQNIHEFQSLRDFLASLTLTSLIDLPFTLLIFMVIAIIGGHLVWIPVLAFPIALLIGYALQKPLVATMERTMALGAERQSSLIETLAGLDAVKVNNAESERQYQWEQTIGTLSRLELRVKMLSGLAMNITLLIQQLAGVIMIVFGVYLIIAGNLSMGGLVACYMLSGRALSPLASLSGLLTRYQQARVTMTSVDQMMELPQERNFDERPLSRKVLQGAVECRQLNFTYPNQQNAALKNINLVIKPGEKIGIIGRSGSGKSSLAKLLVGLYQPDDGALLVDGVDIRQIDVSELRYNIGYVPQDIQLLAGTLRDNLTSGARYVEDELVLQAAELAGVHEFARLHPQGYELQVGERGQNLSGGQRQNVALARALLLNPPILLLDEPTSAMDNTGEERLKQRLAAVVENKTVLLVTHRASLLSLVDRLLVIDRGQILADGPKAAVMEALKKGQISVA; from the coding sequence GTGGAATCAGAAGTCAGTCCAGTCGAACTAGTTCATGACCCGCGCACGCTGCACGACGACCCGTTGCTGGACGGTTTGCTGGCGCTTTGCATGCTGCATCAGAAGCCGGCCAGCGCGGCGATGCTCACCACCGGCCTGCCGCTGCCCAAGCAACGACTGAGCGTCGAATTATTGTCGCGCGCGGCGGCCCGTGCCGGTCTGCAAGGCCGGGTGCTGCAACGCAAGCTCGAGCAGATTCCGACCATCGCCATGCCGGCGCTGTTGTTGCTCAAGGACGGCCGCAGCGCCGTGCTGCTGGGCTGGGTCGGTGACGACCAGGCGCGACTGCTGCTCAGCGAAAGCGACGGCGGTGAGGTGACCATCAGCCGCGAACTGCTGGCCGATGATTACAGCGGCAAGGTGTTCTTCGCCCAACCGCAGCATAAATTTGACGTTAACCACGGCACGCTCATTCCCCGGGCGCGTTCGTGGTTTCGCGACACCCTCAAACGGTCCCGCTGGCTGTACGCCGATGCCATCGCCGCTAGCCTGCTGATCAACATCATCGCCATGGCCGCGCCCCTGTTCGTGATGAACGTCTACGACCGCGTGGTGCCGAACCAGGCCGAATCGACCCTGTGGGTGCTGGCTGTCGGTATCACTGGCGCCTATGTGTTCGACCTGATCCTCAAGATGCTGCGCAGCCTGTGTCTGGACCTGGCGGGCAAGAAAACCGACCTGATCATTTCGGCGACGCTGTTCGAGCGCATCGTCGGCATGTCCATGAAGTATCGCCCGGCGCGGGTCGGCAGCTTTGCCCAGAACATCCATGAGTTCCAGAGCCTGCGGGACTTCCTCGCCTCGCTGACCCTCACCAGCCTGATCGACTTGCCGTTCACCCTGCTGATCTTCATGGTCATCGCGATTATCGGCGGGCACCTGGTGTGGATTCCGGTGCTGGCGTTCCCGATTGCCCTGCTGATCGGCTATGCCTTGCAGAAGCCGTTGGTAGCGACAATGGAGCGCACCATGGCCCTGGGCGCCGAGCGGCAGTCCAGCCTGATCGAGACCCTGGCCGGCCTGGATGCAGTGAAGGTCAACAATGCCGAGAGCGAGCGTCAATACCAGTGGGAACAGACCATCGGCACCCTCAGCCGTCTCGAACTGCGGGTGAAGATGCTGTCCGGGCTGGCGATGAACATCACCTTGTTGATCCAGCAATTGGCCGGGGTGATCATGATCGTCTTCGGCGTTTACCTGATCATCGCCGGCAACCTGAGCATGGGTGGGCTGGTGGCCTGCTACATGCTCAGCGGCCGCGCCCTCAGCCCGTTGGCGTCGCTGTCGGGCCTGCTGACCCGCTATCAGCAGGCGCGGGTGACGATGACCTCGGTCGACCAGATGATGGAACTGCCCCAGGAGCGCAATTTCGACGAGCGTCCGCTGAGCCGCAAGGTATTGCAGGGCGCCGTTGAATGCCGTCAGTTGAACTTCACCTACCCGAACCAGCAGAACGCTGCCCTGAAGAACATCAACCTGGTGATCAAGCCGGGCGAGAAAATCGGCATCATCGGCCGCAGCGGCTCGGGCAAGAGCTCGTTGGCCAAATTGCTGGTGGGCCTGTATCAGCCGGATGACGGCGCCTTGCTGGTGGACGGCGTGGACATCCGCCAGATCGACGTCAGCGAGCTGCGCTACAACATTGGCTACGTGCCCCAGGACATCCAGTTGCTGGCCGGCACCCTGCGGGACAACCTGACCTCCGGCGCCCGTTACGTCGAAGACGAACTGGTGCTCCAGGCCGCGGAACTGGCGGGTGTGCATGAATTCGCCCGCCTGCATCCGCAAGGCTATGAACTGCAAGTCGGCGAGCGCGGGCAGAACCTGTCCGGTGGCCAGCGCCAGAACGTCGCCCTGGCCCGCGCGCTGTTGCTCAACCCGCCCATCCTGCTGCTGGACGAACCCACCAGCGCCATGGACAACACCGGTGAAGAACGCCTGAAACAGCGCCTGGCCGCCGTGGTGGAAAACAAGACCGTGCTGTTGGTGACGCACCGGGCCTCCTTGCTGTCGCTGGTGGACCGCCTGCTGGTGATCGACCGTGGACAGATCCTCGCCGATGGCCCGAAAGCCGCTGTCATGGAAGCGTTGAAGAAGGGGCAGATCAGTGTTGCTTAA
- a CDS encoding HlyD family type I secretion periplasmic adaptor subunit produces the protein MLLKSGLKGAVGRYFKGSDSLHGQPLPEVNKALIEDAPRVVRLTIWGIIGFFVFLVLWANFAEIDEVTKGDGKAIPSSKIQKIQNLEGGIVAELFVKEGQIVDAGASLIRLDDTRFVSNVGETEADRLSMLLRVERLSAEVDDRPLNFPADVLKAVPGQAASEESLYISRRQQLHDEIGGLQEQLIQRQQELREFVSKQAQYRSGLALQRQEINMSEPLVAQGAVSPVEVLRLKRAEVETRGQLDATTLAIPRAESAIKEVQRKIDETRGKFRSEALTQLNEARTDLNKAQATGKALEDRVSRTLVTSPVRGIVNKLLVNTIGGVIQPGSDLVEIVPLDDTILVEAKIRPQDIAFLHPGQDATVKFTAYDYTIYGGMKAKLEQIGADTITDEDKKTTYYIIKLRTERSHLGTPEKPLLIIPGMVASVDIITGKKTVLSYLLKPIIKARSEALHER, from the coding sequence GTGTTGCTTAAGTCAGGTTTAAAGGGCGCGGTGGGCCGCTATTTCAAAGGTTCCGACTCGCTGCACGGCCAACCGCTGCCCGAGGTCAACAAAGCCCTGATCGAGGACGCTCCGCGGGTGGTGCGGTTGACGATCTGGGGCATCATCGGCTTCTTTGTGTTTCTGGTGCTGTGGGCCAACTTCGCCGAGATCGACGAAGTGACCAAGGGCGACGGCAAGGCGATCCCATCGTCCAAGATCCAGAAGATCCAGAACCTGGAAGGCGGCATCGTCGCTGAGCTGTTCGTCAAGGAAGGGCAGATTGTCGACGCCGGCGCGTCGCTGATTCGCCTGGATGACACGCGGTTTGTCTCCAACGTCGGCGAGACCGAGGCTGATCGGCTGTCCATGTTGTTACGGGTCGAGCGCCTGAGTGCCGAGGTCGATGACCGCCCGCTGAACTTCCCGGCCGATGTACTCAAGGCTGTGCCGGGCCAGGCCGCCAGCGAAGAGTCGCTGTACATCAGCCGCCGCCAGCAGTTGCACGATGAAATCGGTGGCTTGCAGGAGCAGTTGATCCAGCGTCAGCAGGAACTGCGCGAGTTCGTCTCCAAGCAGGCGCAGTATCGCTCCGGCCTGGCGCTGCAACGCCAGGAAATCAATATGTCCGAGCCGTTGGTGGCTCAGGGCGCGGTATCGCCCGTGGAAGTGCTGCGGCTCAAGCGCGCCGAGGTCGAGACCCGTGGGCAACTGGACGCCACGACGCTGGCGATCCCTCGCGCCGAATCGGCGATCAAGGAAGTGCAGCGCAAGATCGACGAGACCCGCGGCAAGTTCCGCAGCGAAGCCCTGACCCAACTCAACGAAGCACGCACCGACCTGAACAAGGCCCAGGCCACCGGCAAAGCCCTGGAAGATAGGGTGAGCCGGACCCTGGTGACGTCGCCGGTGCGTGGCATCGTCAACAAATTGCTGGTGAACACCATCGGCGGGGTGATTCAGCCCGGCAGCGACCTGGTGGAAATCGTGCCGCTGGACGACACCATCCTGGTGGAAGCGAAAATCCGGCCCCAGGACATCGCCTTCCTGCACCCCGGCCAGGACGCCACGGTGAAATTCACCGCCTACGACTACACCATCTACGGCGGGATGAAAGCCAAGCTGGAACAAATCGGTGCCGACACCATCACCGATGAAGACAAGAAAACCACCTACTACATCATCAAGCTGCGCACCGAACGCAGCCACCTGGGCACGCCTGAAAAGCC